A window from Luteolibacter flavescens encodes these proteins:
- a CDS encoding efflux RND transporter periplasmic adaptor subunit: MKRIFRIILAAAILLGGFAMFALLAKLKKTPLPTQPPKLAQEVETVTARKTEIHVMIPAQGTVEPVTLTRAAAEVEGTVIAVGQDYEAGGNFKAGDVLLEIDPTDYKADLFQAEAAQAEARLQLAQEEMRAEQAKRDWERIANPGQTANDLVLRIPQLAASRARVAASEAAVMRAMKDVERTKLRAPYDGRIRKKLVDLGTRVAKAGALAEFYATDFYEVRLPVPRQDAAFFDLRGQEILLRESGGTRTWKAVVDRTEGEIQRENRSIIVVARIDGDSPDAPLPGQFVHTEIEGRTIPDVVRIPRRAFAKTDRVMVVGDGHTVTTRQVKVIRTEKDTVLVSEGVEDGEQLCITALTSVIEGMEVKVVLRDGKEVSTDEP; the protein is encoded by the coding sequence ATGAAACGCATTTTCCGCATCATCCTCGCCGCAGCCATCCTGCTCGGCGGCTTCGCCATGTTTGCCCTGCTGGCGAAGCTCAAGAAGACGCCCCTCCCCACACAGCCGCCGAAGCTGGCGCAGGAAGTGGAAACCGTGACCGCCCGCAAGACGGAGATCCATGTGATGATCCCCGCCCAAGGCACCGTGGAGCCCGTGACGCTGACCCGCGCCGCCGCCGAGGTGGAGGGCACCGTCATCGCCGTGGGCCAGGACTACGAGGCAGGCGGGAATTTCAAGGCGGGTGACGTCCTGTTGGAGATCGACCCCACCGACTACAAGGCCGACCTCTTCCAGGCGGAAGCAGCGCAGGCCGAGGCCAGGCTGCAGCTCGCGCAGGAGGAAATGCGCGCCGAGCAGGCGAAGCGGGATTGGGAACGCATCGCGAATCCGGGCCAGACCGCGAATGACCTGGTGCTCCGCATTCCCCAGCTCGCCGCGAGCCGCGCCCGCGTCGCCGCCTCGGAGGCCGCGGTGATGCGCGCGATGAAGGACGTGGAGCGCACGAAGCTGCGCGCGCCCTACGACGGGCGCATCCGCAAGAAGCTCGTCGATCTCGGCACGCGCGTCGCGAAGGCCGGGGCGCTGGCGGAATTCTACGCGACGGATTTCTACGAGGTCCGCCTGCCGGTGCCGCGCCAGGATGCGGCCTTCTTCGACCTCCGCGGGCAGGAGATCCTGCTGCGCGAGTCCGGCGGCACGCGCACGTGGAAGGCCGTGGTGGACCGCACCGAGGGCGAGATCCAGCGGGAGAACCGCTCGATCATCGTGGTCGCCCGCATCGACGGCGATTCGCCGGACGCGCCGCTGCCGGGGCAATTCGTCCACACCGAGATCGAGGGACGCACCATTCCCGACGTCGTCCGCATCCCGCGCCGCGCCTTTGCCAAGACGGACCGCGTGATGGTCGTCGGCGACGGCCACACCGTCACCACGCGGCAGGTGAAGGTCATCCGCACCGAGAAGGACACCGTGCTCGTCTCCGAGGGCGTCGAGGACGGGGAGCAGCTCTGCATCACCGCGCTGACCTCGGTCATCGAGGGCATGGAGGTGAAGGTGGTGCTGCGCGACGGGAAGGAAGTCTCCACTGACGAGCCATGA
- the rlmB gene encoding 23S rRNA (guanosine(2251)-2'-O)-methyltransferase RlmB encodes MKPRRREHEARDNRHARKPDESSTASSVPSLDEDDLMQLIAEKKDPFILILDCVQDPHNLGAILRTADGAGVHAVVAPKDKAVGITETVRRISVGAADHVPFVQVTNLARTMEHLKKAGLWLVGTTDHTDKYIYDLDLKGPLALILGAEEKGMRRLTEENCDFLAKIPMAGKVECLNVSVSAGVCLYEAVRQRTLAKA; translated from the coding sequence ATGAAACCGCGCCGCCGCGAGCACGAAGCCAGGGACAACCGCCACGCCCGCAAGCCGGACGAAAGCTCCACCGCCTCCTCCGTGCCGTCGCTCGATGAGGATGACCTGATGCAGCTCATCGCGGAGAAGAAGGACCCCTTCATCCTCATCCTCGATTGCGTGCAGGACCCGCACAATCTCGGGGCCATCCTCCGCACCGCGGATGGGGCTGGCGTCCACGCCGTGGTCGCGCCAAAGGACAAGGCCGTGGGCATCACCGAGACCGTGCGCCGCATCTCCGTGGGTGCTGCGGACCACGTGCCCTTCGTCCAGGTGACGAATCTCGCGCGGACCATGGAGCACCTGAAAAAGGCCGGTCTCTGGCTCGTGGGCACCACCGACCACACGGACAAATACATCTACGACCTCGACCTGAAGGGCCCGCTGGCCCTCATCCTGGGAGCCGAGGAAAAGGGCATGCGCCGCCTCACCGAGGAAAACTGCGACTTCCTCGCGAAGATCCCCATGGCCGGAAAGGTGGAGTGCCTGAACGTCTCCGTCTCCGCCGGTGTCTGCCTCTACGAAGCCGTCCGCCAGAGGACCCTCGCGAAGGCATGA
- a CDS encoding efflux transporter outer membrane subunit, giving the protein MIPSRASAIFMAALLGGCTLHSPSSRMDAAGTAPESWSATREARSGVDHRWVKTIGGSPLVSLVDEAQRANPSLQASAARVDQAAAVAKIAGAERFPTLGAGTQASRQKQNFLGQASTANTFGVSLQAAWEVDLWGKVRSGAEAAMADAEAQQQNDRALRSSLAAQVSKAWLAVAESNEQVALADQAVKSREESSTLVRERFERAIADDGGSAAQVRLSQTELSTAKSDLERRRGERERALRQLELLLGRYPSGNVASGAKLPKLPAIPPAGLPSELLLRRPDLLAAERQLAAAGRRRDQAVKALFPSISLTGSLGTSTDQLEDILKSSAGVWSLGGSLTQPIFQGGRLRGGIEQAEAAEREAAANLQRVVLDAFGEVEQSLIAEIYLRRQEQELTHAVTLSQDAAERAGEEFRTGTGGVLTYIAAQNRQIEAASALVSVRRLLLDNRVNLHLALGGDVVLRGP; this is encoded by the coding sequence ATGATCCCCTCCCGCGCGAGCGCCATTTTCATGGCGGCACTTCTTGGTGGCTGCACCCTGCACTCGCCATCGTCGCGGATGGATGCCGCAGGCACCGCGCCGGAATCATGGTCCGCCACCCGCGAGGCACGCAGCGGCGTGGACCATCGCTGGGTGAAGACCATAGGCGGTTCCCCACTGGTCTCGCTGGTGGATGAGGCACAGCGTGCGAATCCCAGCCTGCAAGCCTCCGCCGCTCGGGTGGACCAGGCCGCCGCGGTCGCGAAGATCGCCGGAGCAGAGCGCTTTCCCACGCTCGGCGCGGGCACCCAGGCATCGCGCCAGAAGCAGAACTTCCTCGGCCAGGCCTCCACGGCGAATACCTTCGGCGTCTCCCTGCAGGCGGCGTGGGAGGTGGACCTGTGGGGCAAGGTGAGGTCCGGGGCCGAGGCGGCCATGGCCGATGCCGAGGCGCAGCAGCAGAATGACCGCGCGCTGCGCTCGTCGCTCGCCGCCCAGGTTTCCAAGGCCTGGCTGGCCGTCGCCGAGTCGAACGAGCAGGTCGCGCTGGCGGACCAAGCAGTGAAGTCCCGCGAGGAATCCTCCACGCTGGTGCGCGAGCGCTTCGAGCGGGCCATCGCCGATGACGGTGGCTCCGCCGCGCAGGTCCGCCTGAGCCAGACCGAGCTCTCCACCGCGAAGTCCGATCTCGAGCGCCGCCGCGGCGAACGCGAGCGCGCGCTGAGGCAGCTCGAGCTGCTGCTCGGCCGCTATCCATCCGGGAATGTCGCGAGCGGCGCGAAGCTGCCGAAGCTACCCGCGATCCCGCCTGCGGGCCTGCCTTCCGAGCTGCTGCTGCGCCGCCCGGATCTCCTCGCCGCGGAGCGTCAGCTCGCTGCCGCGGGACGCCGCCGCGACCAAGCGGTGAAGGCACTTTTCCCGAGCATCTCCCTGACAGGCAGCCTCGGGACCTCGACCGACCAACTGGAAGACATCCTGAAAAGCTCCGCGGGCGTGTGGTCGCTCGGTGGCAGCCTGACGCAGCCGATCTTCCAGGGCGGTCGACTGCGCGGCGGCATCGAGCAGGCCGAGGCGGCCGAGCGCGAGGCCGCGGCAAATCTCCAGCGTGTGGTGCTGGATGCCTTTGGCGAGGTGGAGCAATCGCTCATCGCCGAGATCTACCTGCGCCGCCAGGAGCAGGAGCTCACGCATGCCGTGACCCTCTCGCAGGATGCCGCGGAGCGCGCGGGTGAGGAATTCCGCACCGGCACCGGCGGCGTGCTCACCTACATCGCCGCGCAGAACCGCCAGATCGAGGCCGCCTCGGCGCTGGTCTCCGTGCGCCGCCTGCTGCTCGACAACCGCGTGAACCTGCACCTCGCCCTGGGTGGCGATGTGGTGCTGCGCGGCCCCTGA
- the metX gene encoding homoserine O-acetyltransferase MetX codes for MADTETKFFTINDGPIRLREGGELPSATLAYETWGTLNGDGTNAILLFHALSGAHHACGHNPAIPGTGTLWQPEMHEGWWGEMIGPGKALDTDKYFIVCANYLGGCYGSTGPASANPDTGKPWGSAFPHVTTADQAEVQAKLLDHLGVGKLHAAIGPSVGGLIALAFATRFPERVTNVISIASGYKTTVLNRLILFEQILAIENDPHFNGGDYYDGGNGGPLYGLALARMISHKTFVHLDAIERRARQDVVQPDDILAWYRVRDQFQSYMLHQGKKFVKRFDANTYLRINDMWSRFDGAHEGDAESPEALFSRCREAGQRWLVFSIDSDFCFYPEEQAELVKHLENAQVNSMHVTVHSDKGHDSFLLEPDYYTPHISWVLGKP; via the coding sequence GTGGCGGACACCGAGACTAAGTTTTTCACGATCAATGACGGGCCGATCCGTCTGCGCGAGGGCGGCGAGCTGCCGTCCGCGACCCTGGCCTATGAGACCTGGGGCACGCTGAATGGGGACGGCACGAATGCCATCCTGCTCTTTCACGCGCTGTCGGGCGCACACCATGCCTGCGGCCACAATCCCGCGATCCCGGGCACCGGCACGCTGTGGCAGCCGGAAATGCACGAGGGCTGGTGGGGCGAGATGATCGGGCCGGGCAAGGCGCTCGACACGGACAAGTATTTCATCGTCTGCGCGAACTACCTCGGCGGCTGCTACGGCTCCACGGGCCCGGCTTCGGCGAATCCGGACACCGGCAAGCCGTGGGGCTCCGCCTTCCCGCACGTGACCACGGCGGACCAGGCGGAGGTGCAGGCGAAGCTGCTGGATCACCTCGGCGTGGGGAAGCTCCATGCCGCGATCGGGCCGTCGGTCGGTGGCTTGATCGCGCTCGCGTTCGCGACGCGTTTCCCGGAGCGGGTGACGAACGTCATCTCGATTGCGTCGGGCTACAAGACGACCGTGCTGAACCGCCTGATCCTGTTCGAGCAGATCCTGGCGATCGAGAACGACCCGCATTTCAATGGCGGCGACTATTACGACGGTGGCAATGGCGGCCCGCTCTACGGGCTGGCGCTGGCGCGCATGATCTCCCACAAGACTTTCGTCCACCTGGATGCGATCGAGCGCCGCGCCCGGCAGGATGTGGTGCAGCCGGACGATATCCTCGCGTGGTACCGCGTCCGCGACCAATTCCAGAGCTACATGCTCCACCAGGGGAAGAAATTCGTGAAGCGCTTCGACGCGAACACGTATCTCCGCATCAATGACATGTGGTCGCGCTTCGACGGCGCGCACGAGGGCGACGCGGAGAGCCCGGAGGCGCTCTTTTCCCGCTGCCGGGAGGCGGGCCAGCGCTGGCTGGTCTTCTCCATCGACTCCGACTTCTGCTTCTACCCGGAAGAGCAGGCGGAGCTGGTGAAGCATCTGGAGAATGCCCAGGTGAACTCGATGCATGTGACCGTCCACTCGGACAAGGGCCACGACTCCTTCCTGCTGGAGCCGGACTACTACACGCCGCACATCTCGTGGGTGCTGGGGAAGCCGTGA
- a CDS encoding type II toxin-antitoxin system PemK/MazF family toxin produces MKPGEVWQVDLGMAGKVRPCLLLTGAPFEDELALVTVVPHTTALRGNHWELPIPKSFLKAGAFHFQQIQSLPMVRLMRKLGELKPEEMAMVKDRIRERFEM; encoded by the coding sequence ATGAAGCCGGGCGAAGTGTGGCAGGTCGATCTGGGGATGGCCGGAAAGGTCCGGCCATGCCTGCTACTGACTGGCGCTCCTTTCGAAGACGAACTCGCGCTGGTTACAGTCGTTCCTCACACGACAGCCTTGCGAGGAAACCACTGGGAGCTACCGATCCCGAAGTCGTTCCTCAAGGCTGGGGCCTTCCATTTCCAGCAGATCCAATCATTACCGATGGTTCGGCTGATGAGAAAACTGGGCGAGCTGAAGCCCGAAGAGATGGCCATGGTCAAAGACCGGATTCGGGAGAGATTCGAAATGTGA
- a CDS encoding metallophosphoesterase codes for MTPPVRILSDLHLGHRVSRIESVESLRPLIAGARTVIFNGDTWQELARLFFEKSAAMLKDLKRLCAEEGAEPVFLPGNHDPGWPGTGWEELAGGRILIIHGDTLFADGSPWSREALTQQPGVAALWARHQAAENDPAARIVLAREMALLLRAREYPKGKRLWNRAMDAISPPTRALQMLRVWTTQGDAAAAFAERYFPRAEIIIVGHFHRAGIWQRRGRLVMNLGAFMNPCPALWADFDGDQLRCGRIDEKSGPDYRLGEVLGTWRLPRQAPGV; via the coding sequence ATGACGCCCCCCGTCCGCATCCTGTCCGATCTCCACCTCGGCCACCGCGTCTCGCGCATCGAGTCCGTGGAGAGCCTGCGCCCGCTCATCGCCGGGGCGCGCACCGTCATCTTCAATGGCGATACCTGGCAGGAGCTGGCGCGGCTTTTCTTCGAGAAGTCCGCCGCGATGCTGAAGGACCTGAAGCGCCTCTGCGCCGAGGAGGGAGCCGAGCCGGTCTTCCTCCCCGGGAATCACGATCCCGGCTGGCCCGGCACCGGCTGGGAGGAGCTGGCAGGCGGCCGCATCCTCATCATCCATGGCGATACCCTCTTCGCCGATGGCTCGCCGTGGAGCCGCGAGGCGCTGACGCAGCAGCCCGGCGTGGCCGCCCTGTGGGCACGCCACCAGGCCGCGGAAAACGACCCCGCAGCCCGCATCGTGCTCGCGCGCGAGATGGCCCTGCTCCTCCGCGCCCGCGAGTATCCGAAGGGCAAGCGCCTGTGGAACCGTGCGATGGACGCCATCAGCCCGCCCACCCGCGCCCTCCAGATGCTCCGCGTCTGGACGACCCAGGGCGACGCCGCCGCGGCCTTCGCCGAGCGCTATTTCCCCCGCGCGGAAATCATCATCGTGGGCCATTTCCACCGCGCCGGCATCTGGCAGCGGCGGGGGCGGCTGGTCATGAATCTGGGCGCCTTCATGAATCCCTGCCCGGCCCTGTGGGCGGACTTCGATGGCGACCAGCTCCGCTGCGGCCGCATCGATGAAAAGAGCGGCCCGGACTACCGCCTCGGCGAAGTGCTCGGCACCTGGCGCCTGCCGCGGCAGGCACCCGGAGTCTAA
- a CDS encoding TetR/AcrR family transcriptional regulator — protein sequence MSAVAGDSKVATKQRLIEAAEELFADDGFDRVSVRDITTKAGANVAAVNYHFGSREGLIAVVLTRSINPVNEERLARLDTLERRAAGKPLPIEEILDAYIRPFATQVRRSELTEKIFFKLMGRMFGHGCDMPPVVEQLFINMSSRFYKAFAKALPGLAPDDIWWRMHLMGGSMIHTMAHGEKLLRMSGGEAGTPTLEQTLSRFIRFAAAGMRQGSEDGQEEQKTRGPQVEFPF from the coding sequence ATGAGCGCAGTTGCAGGAGATTCGAAGGTGGCCACCAAGCAGCGTTTGATCGAAGCAGCAGAAGAGCTTTTCGCCGACGACGGATTCGACCGCGTGTCGGTGCGCGACATCACCACGAAGGCCGGTGCGAACGTGGCCGCGGTGAACTACCACTTCGGCAGCCGCGAGGGCCTCATCGCCGTCGTCCTCACCCGCTCGATCAATCCGGTGAACGAGGAGCGCCTCGCCCGCCTCGACACGCTGGAGCGCCGCGCCGCTGGCAAGCCGCTGCCGATCGAGGAAATCCTCGACGCCTACATCCGCCCCTTCGCCACGCAGGTGCGCCGCTCGGAGCTGACCGAGAAGATTTTCTTCAAGCTGATGGGCCGCATGTTCGGCCACGGCTGCGATATGCCGCCGGTGGTGGAGCAGCTTTTCATCAACATGTCCTCGCGCTTCTACAAGGCCTTCGCGAAGGCGCTGCCCGGTCTGGCCCCGGATGACATCTGGTGGCGCATGCACCTCATGGGCGGCTCGATGATCCACACCATGGCGCACGGCGAGAAGCTGCTGCGCATGTCGGGTGGCGAAGCCGGGACCCCGACGCTGGAGCAGACGCTTTCCCGCTTCATCCGCTTCGCCGCCGCCGGGATGCGGCAGGGCAGCGAAGACGGTCAAGAGGAACAAAAGACCCGTGGACCTCAGGTCGAGTTCCCGTTCTAG
- a CDS encoding efflux RND transporter permease subunit has protein sequence MKGLIFFWARNKVAANFLMIALLVLGTFTWIRLKKEIFPEISSNFITVQTPYPNATPEEVEKGVCVPVEEAIQDLDGIERLTSTSAEGRGVVVVEVAAGKDVRKVLNDVKSRVDAIQNFAESVEKPIIADVLIRQQVMSLAVTADTDERTLRAIADKVRDDLLVYAGKEPTTAWEKLKRTVGNAVLGEPKITQIELTGVRDHEISIEVSETTLREYGMTFEQVANAVRSTSIDLPGGSVRTSAGEILIRAQNRRYEAAEIEQITVLTRPDGSVVKLSDVAKVIDGFKEEDLYSRYDGHPAIVLNIFRTGDEDTLRVAQLVKDFVAEESIHVPKGVDLEIWNDESVLLEGRIKLLLGDGFQGFVLVYIALALFLRPALAFHVALGIPIAFAGALMALPYGDISINMISLFAFILVLGIVTDDAIVVGERVNERIEQGEPAHLAAPRGTWEVMSVAAFGVFTTMIAFMPMFAVQGVSGNIWRQIPWIVIPVLIVSLIETNLILPSHLAHLKPVDPNHPNRFLRLQRKIAKGLDHFVVHIYGPLLERLIHWRHATVAAFAAVLMIVLGLLASGRLIKFEFFPRVEAEIVSAKLTLPNGVPVETTEAAIRKIEEAALAIQRDIQDEHGRPIIKHLLSSVGSQPYTPGLSLQAARGVNVGEVTIELQGADSRNRPDLLADAIIADWRKRVGPIPGAVELSFQLQTSAGGNAIDLELTGPDMDELDEAAEFMKARLATQDGIIDIGDSNLDGKREVKLAVTDAGEALGLRLETIARQVRQAFYGEEVQRLQRGRDEVRVYVRYPYDERRSLQNLSDMRIRTADGTEIPFTEVAEAEEGRGYAMIRRANRFRSINVTADIDRTNPNANANEVVEWMRADVFPEMKQKFPSVMWGFQGEQKDQRESVGDLSKGFVLALFGIYMVLALPLRSYVQPLIVMCVIPFGMIGAVGGHILFGMNFSVMSIIGVIALAGVVINESLVLVEFMNRYRREGHTVREAVAMGGRARFTPIFLTSITSFIGLLPMITETSVQAKFLIPMAVSLAFGGLINLFNTMLLVPCVYALFEDFRNRIYTPEALKRHEEELVLDANEHAIGREG, from the coding sequence ATGAAAGGCCTCATCTTCTTCTGGGCGCGCAACAAGGTCGCCGCCAATTTCCTGATGATCGCCCTGCTGGTGCTGGGCACATTCACGTGGATCCGGCTGAAGAAGGAGATCTTCCCGGAGATCTCGTCGAACTTCATCACGGTCCAGACGCCGTATCCGAATGCCACGCCGGAGGAGGTGGAGAAGGGCGTCTGCGTGCCCGTGGAGGAGGCCATCCAGGACCTCGACGGCATCGAGCGCCTGACCTCCACCAGCGCGGAGGGCCGCGGCGTGGTGGTCGTGGAGGTGGCCGCGGGCAAGGACGTCCGCAAGGTGCTGAACGACGTGAAGAGCCGCGTCGATGCGATCCAGAACTTCGCCGAGAGCGTCGAGAAGCCGATCATCGCAGACGTGCTCATCCGCCAGCAGGTGATGAGCCTCGCCGTCACCGCGGATACCGACGAGCGGACGCTGCGCGCCATCGCGGACAAGGTGCGCGACGACCTGCTCGTCTATGCCGGCAAGGAACCCACCACCGCGTGGGAGAAGCTGAAGAGGACCGTGGGCAATGCCGTGCTCGGCGAGCCGAAGATCACCCAGATCGAGCTGACCGGCGTGCGCGACCACGAGATCTCCATCGAGGTCTCCGAGACGACGCTGCGCGAGTATGGCATGACCTTCGAGCAGGTCGCGAATGCGGTGCGCTCGACTTCCATCGACTTGCCCGGCGGCTCCGTCCGCACCAGTGCGGGCGAGATCCTCATCCGCGCGCAGAACCGCCGCTACGAGGCCGCGGAGATCGAGCAGATCACCGTGCTCACGCGTCCCGATGGCAGCGTGGTGAAGCTGTCCGACGTGGCGAAGGTCATCGACGGCTTCAAGGAGGAAGACCTCTACTCGCGCTACGACGGCCACCCGGCGATCGTCCTGAATATCTTCCGCACCGGCGACGAGGACACCCTGCGCGTGGCCCAGCTCGTGAAGGACTTCGTGGCCGAGGAGTCCATCCACGTGCCGAAGGGCGTGGACCTGGAGATCTGGAACGACGAGTCAGTCCTGCTCGAGGGCCGCATCAAGCTGCTGCTCGGCGATGGCTTCCAGGGCTTCGTGCTCGTGTACATCGCGCTCGCGCTCTTCCTGCGTCCCGCGCTGGCATTCCACGTGGCGCTCGGCATTCCCATCGCCTTCGCCGGAGCGCTGATGGCACTGCCCTACGGCGACATCTCGATCAACATGATCTCGCTGTTCGCCTTCATCCTGGTGCTCGGGATCGTGACGGACGATGCGATCGTCGTGGGCGAGCGCGTGAACGAACGCATCGAGCAGGGGGAGCCCGCCCACCTCGCCGCACCGCGCGGCACCTGGGAGGTGATGAGCGTGGCCGCCTTCGGCGTCTTCACGACGATGATCGCCTTCATGCCGATGTTCGCCGTGCAGGGCGTCAGCGGGAATATCTGGCGGCAGATCCCGTGGATCGTCATCCCCGTGCTGATCGTCTCGCTGATCGAGACGAATCTCATCCTGCCCTCGCACCTCGCTCACCTGAAGCCGGTCGATCCGAATCACCCGAACCGCTTCCTGCGACTCCAGCGGAAAATCGCGAAGGGCCTCGATCACTTCGTGGTCCACATCTACGGGCCGCTCCTGGAAAGGCTGATCCACTGGCGGCACGCGACGGTGGCGGCCTTTGCGGCGGTGCTGATGATCGTGCTGGGCCTGCTCGCGAGCGGGCGGCTGATCAAGTTCGAGTTCTTCCCGCGCGTGGAGGCGGAGATCGTGAGCGCGAAGCTGACGCTGCCGAATGGGGTGCCGGTGGAGACCACCGAGGCGGCGATCCGCAAGATCGAGGAAGCGGCCCTCGCCATCCAGCGGGACATCCAGGACGAGCATGGCCGCCCCATCATCAAGCACCTGCTCTCCAGCGTGGGCTCACAGCCCTACACGCCCGGCCTCAGCCTCCAGGCAGCACGCGGCGTGAATGTCGGCGAGGTGACCATCGAGCTGCAAGGAGCCGATTCGCGGAACCGGCCCGACCTACTCGCCGATGCCATCATCGCGGACTGGCGCAAGCGCGTCGGCCCCATCCCGGGCGCGGTGGAGCTTTCCTTCCAGCTCCAGACGTCCGCCGGGGGAAATGCCATCGACCTGGAGCTCACCGGCCCGGACATGGACGAGCTCGACGAGGCCGCCGAATTCATGAAGGCGCGGCTCGCCACCCAGGACGGCATCATCGACATCGGCGACAGCAATCTCGACGGCAAGCGCGAGGTGAAGCTGGCCGTGACCGATGCCGGCGAGGCGCTCGGCCTGCGGCTGGAAACCATCGCCCGCCAGGTGCGGCAGGCCTTCTACGGCGAGGAAGTGCAGCGCCTGCAACGCGGGCGCGACGAGGTGCGCGTCTACGTGCGCTATCCCTACGATGAACGTCGTAGTTTGCAGAATCTCTCCGACATGAGGATCCGCACCGCCGACGGCACCGAGATCCCCTTCACCGAGGTGGCGGAGGCCGAGGAGGGCCGGGGCTACGCGATGATCCGCCGAGCAAACCGCTTCCGCTCGATCAATGTCACCGCCGACATCGACCGCACGAATCCGAACGCGAACGCGAACGAGGTGGTGGAGTGGATGAGGGCAGACGTCTTCCCGGAGATGAAGCAGAAATTCCCCAGCGTCATGTGGGGCTTCCAGGGCGAGCAAAAGGACCAGCGCGAGAGCGTGGGCGATCTCTCGAAGGGCTTCGTCCTCGCGCTCTTCGGCATCTACATGGTGCTGGCGCTGCCGCTGCGCAGCTACGTCCAGCCGCTCATCGTGATGTGCGTCATCCCCTTCGGCATGATCGGCGCGGTGGGCGGGCACATCCTCTTCGGGATGAATTTCAGCGTGATGAGCATCATCGGCGTCATCGCGCTGGCCGGCGTGGTGATCAATGAGAGCCTGGTGCTGGTGGAATTCATGAACCGCTACCGGCGCGAGGGCCACACCGTGCGGGAAGCCGTCGCGATGGGCGGCCGCGCGAGGTTCACGCCGATCTTCCTGACGTCGATCACCAGCTTCATCGGCCTGCTGCCGATGATCACGGAGACCAGCGTGCAGGCGAAGTTCCTCATCCCCATGGCCGTCAGCCTCGCCTTCGGCGGACTGATCAATCTCTTCAACACCATGCTGCTGGTGCCGTGCGTCTATGCGCTCTTTGAAGACTTCCGCAACCGCATCTACACCCCCGAAGCCCTGAAGCGCCACGAGGAAGAACTCGTCCTCGACGCGAACGAGCACGCCATCGGGAGAGAGGGGTGA
- a CDS encoding DUF5690 family protein, whose amino-acid sequence MYAFRRPFAAAGYVDAPLQVAIAGRIIEAKTLFLIAQVFGYCVSKFAGVKVCSELPRARLGLALVACIVTSWLALLAFAVLPAGWKPVALFLNGMPLGVVWGLVVRYLEGRKVSELLLAALSCSYILASGEVKRVGAWLLEKGVDEYWMPFATGAMFVLPFVISVGLLSLLPPPSAEDEMLRAKRQVMGRGERLAFARRFLPGLVILCVFYLFLTAYRDFRDSYQADLFVEMGIMDAAAFSRTERPVAFGVMILLALAFLVKGARRGLATVYLLMMAGMVVLGGSTMLFSAGLIGGETWMMVSGFGAYLTYVPFGSVLFDRIIAATRFTGTAVFAIYLADALGYSGSVGMMIYRDIFAGEISRLEFFRDFSLWLAMGGLPLLFTASVYFLGRAKQAPGM is encoded by the coding sequence ATGTATGCCTTCCGGCGGCCCTTCGCCGCGGCGGGATATGTGGATGCGCCGCTGCAGGTGGCGATCGCGGGCCGCATCATCGAGGCGAAGACGCTTTTCCTCATCGCGCAGGTCTTCGGCTACTGCGTGTCGAAGTTCGCGGGGGTGAAGGTCTGCTCGGAGCTGCCGCGCGCGCGGCTGGGTCTGGCACTGGTGGCCTGCATCGTGACCTCTTGGCTGGCCCTGCTCGCTTTCGCAGTGCTACCCGCGGGCTGGAAGCCGGTGGCGCTCTTCCTGAATGGCATGCCGCTCGGCGTGGTGTGGGGTCTGGTGGTGCGATATCTGGAAGGGCGGAAGGTCTCCGAGTTGCTGCTCGCGGCGCTCTCCTGCTCCTACATCCTGGCCAGCGGCGAGGTGAAGCGCGTGGGAGCGTGGCTGCTGGAAAAGGGCGTGGACGAGTACTGGATGCCCTTTGCCACCGGGGCGATGTTCGTGCTGCCCTTCGTGATATCGGTCGGCCTGCTTTCGCTGCTGCCGCCGCCGTCCGCGGAGGACGAGATGCTACGGGCGAAGCGCCAGGTGATGGGGCGGGGCGAGCGGCTGGCCTTTGCGCGGCGCTTCCTGCCCGGGCTGGTCATCCTCTGTGTCTTCTACCTTTTCCTCACCGCCTACCGCGACTTCCGCGACAGCTACCAGGCGGACCTCTTCGTCGAAATGGGCATCATGGACGCGGCGGCATTTTCCCGCACGGAGCGGCCCGTGGCCTTCGGCGTGATGATCCTGCTGGCCCTCGCCTTCCTGGTGAAGGGCGCACGCCGCGGCCTGGCCACGGTGTATCTGCTGATGATGGCCGGCATGGTGGTGCTCGGCGGGTCCACCATGCTTTTCAGCGCCGGACTGATCGGCGGCGAGACGTGGATGATGGTGAGCGGCTTCGGAGCCTATCTCACCTACGTCCCCTTTGGCAGCGTGCTCTTCGACCGCATCATCGCCGCCACCCGGTTCACGGGGACGGCGGTGTTTGCGATCTATCTGGCGGACGCGCTCGGCTACTCCGGATCGGTCGGCATGATGATCTACCGCGATATCTTCGCGGGAGAGATCAGCCGGCTGGAGTTCTTCCGTGACTTCAGCCTGTGGCTGGCCATGGGCGGCCTGCCCCTGCTTTTCACGGCCTCGGTGTATTTCCTCGGCCGTGCGAAGCAGGCACCCGGCATGTGA